The following are encoded together in the Populus trichocarpa isolate Nisqually-1 chromosome 5, P.trichocarpa_v4.1, whole genome shotgun sequence genome:
- the LOC7469147 gene encoding uncharacterized protein LOC7469147 yields MAEEMQEQGTETVKKEMLDIESQVKEAMVSRVSHFKEQADSLTFEGVRRLLEKDLGLEKFALDVHKRFVKQCLFECLDGAVADNASKGSRETGEKHVGSPKEGTESPEILESKNYIKEPSSEEEEKMEECPVTGLLTGQKTTKSKTKDTQANAIKVPSDHASKDFGGTGGKHVGSPKEGTESPERLESKNNIKEPSSEEEEKMEDSPVMGLMTGKKTTKSKTKDAQANEIKEVPSEGSIKKAMMKRASYIKANSEEITMAGLRRLLEDDLKLDKFSLDPYKKFISKQLDEVLKSSRVSEPKKKNLKNNSHAKASKRVSSEESADSSDKESDEEEEVKPKKKKTGAERKMQNAEGSKKRGRPEKEMKVSAKKRIKPSETVSEDNNNDMEDSGNVSEDNDSPSSAEKPLKKKEASTPAYGKRVELLKSVIKSCGMSVPPVIYKKVKQVAENKREAQLIKELEDILSREGLSSNPSEKEIKEVRKRKERAKELEGIDLSNIVTTSRRRSATSFVAPKPKVLVESESDDTDDTEEDDEDGEDNNEDDGDDNGGVDSPSEEADEEQDDGSD; encoded by the exons ATGGCAGAGGAGATGCAAGAGCAAGGCACCGAGACGGTGAAAAAAGAAATGCTCGACATCGAGTCACAAGTCAAGGAAGCTATGGTCTCTCGCGTTAGCCACTTCAAAGAACAAGCCGA CTCTTTGACGTTTGAGGGAGTGCGAAGACTGCTAGAGAAGGACTTGGGATTGGAAAAATTTGCATTGGATGTGCATAAGAGATTTGTCAAGCAGTGTTTGTTTGag TGCTTAGATGGCGCTGTTGCTGACAATGCCTCTAAGGGCTCTCGGGAAACAGGGGAAAAACATGTTGGTTCTCCAAAAGAAGGCACAGAATCACCTGAAATACTAGAgtcaaaaaactatataaaggAACCTTCCTctgaagaagaggaaaaaatggAAGAATGTCCTGTAACGGGCCTTTTGACaggacaaaaaacaacaaaatcaaagaccAAGGATACTCAAGCAAATGCGATTAAAGTTCCAAGTGACCATGCCTCCAAGGACTTTGGGGGAACGGGGGGAAAACATGTTGGTTCTCCAAAAGAAGGCACAGAGTCACCTGAAAGACTAGagtcaaaaaacaatataaaagaacCTTCCTctgaagaagaggaaaaaatggAAGACTCTCCTGTAATGGGCCTTATGACAggaaaaaagacaacaaaatcaaaaaccaagGATGCTCAAGCAAACGAGATTAAAGAAGTTCCAAGTGAAGGCAGCATAAAGAAAGCCATGATGAAACGGGCTTCTTATATCAAAGCTAATTCCGa GGAAATTACAATGGCTGGACTTCGTCGACTCCTAGAGGATGATCTTAAACTCGATAAATTTTCACTAGATCCCTACAAGAAGTTCATTAGCAAGCAGTTAGATGAG gtATTAAAATCTTCTCGAGTTTCTGAACCtaagaagaaaaatcttaagAATAATTCTCATGCTAAAGCATCTAAAAGGGTAAGCAGTGAAGAGAGCGCAGATTCTTCAGATAAAGAGAGCGATGAGGAGGAAGAagtaaaaccaaagaaaaagaaaaccggTGCAGAACGAAAGATGCAGAACGCAGAAGGGTCCAAGAAACGGGGAAGACCTGAAAAGGAAATGAAGGTATCTGCCAAGAAGCGGATCAAGCCCTCGGAAACAGTGTCGGAGGACAATAATAATGACATGGAAGACAGCGGAAATGTTTCGGAAGACAACGATTCTCCATCATCTGCAGAAAAACCACTCAAG AAGAAGGAAGCTTCTACTCCAGCATATGGGAAACGTGTGGAGCTTCTGAAATCAGTCATTAAATCCTGCGGGATGAG TGTGCCTCCTGTGATTTATAAGAAGGTGAAGCAAGTGGCTGAGAACAAGCGAGAGGCTCAGCTAATAAAGGAACTTGAAGACATACTTTCTAGAGAAGGACTGTCATCAAATCCATCTGAAAAAg AGATCAAAGAAGttagaaagagaaaggaaagggcAAAAGAACTTGAGGGCATTGACTTGAGCAACATTGTGACAACTTCACGTAGAAGGTCTGCAACCAGTTTTGTAGCTCCAAAGCCAAAAGTACTAGTTGAAAGTGAGAGTGATGACACTGATGATACAGAGGAGGATGATGAAGATGGTGAGGACAACAATGAAGATGATGGAGATGACAATGGGGGTGTTGACAGCCCAAGTGAAGAGGCTGATGAGG AGCAAGATGATGGCAGCGACTGA
- the LOC7460945 gene encoding uncharacterized protein LOC7460945 — protein sequence MGGHGAVEVAKTVIEVADVAWKAMEFTQHHHLHEIHQHESAHDTKSNSVDEELESLRSENKRLKDLLEHNLKLLQSLSESPCLLNDCPPHLYSRLVATVDSENFLTKIKSLQQASVNETGIQFPFKEATGDDMQLVEVLINVDGKEPSRWVWVTEDMVPSNVEERSGIDDENYVVVTEERVVDGVANFMAKCIVANPKAQNLTPEELQKILAKALGGVSKLEKVFGIWHAGTMFYTLGTWGLALAGLYRSRAVLRLAAGGIHATSKVVLKAL from the exons ATGGGAGGCCACGGCGCTGTTGAGGTAGCGAAGACGGTCATCGAGGTGGCTGACGTGGCTTGGAAAGCCATGGAATTCACCCAACATCACCACCTCCACGAAATTCACCAACATGAATCAGCTCACGACACCAAAAGTAATTCAGTAGATGAAGAATTGGAGTCTTTAAGATCGGAGAATAAGCGTTTGAAGGATTTGCTTGAGCACAACTTGAAACTCCTTCAAAGTTTATCTGAATCTCCTTGCTTATTAAACGATTGCCCTCCTCAT CTGTACAGCCGTCTAGTAGCTACTGTGGATTCTGAGAATTTCTTGACTAAAATTAAATCCCTCCAGCAGGCATCAGTTAATGAAACCGGCATTCAATTCCCTTTTAAGGAGGCTACAG gggATGATATGCAATTAGTTGAAGTTCTAATCAATGTTGATGGCAAAGAACCTAGTCGGTGGGTTTGGGTGACAGAAGACATGGTTCCTAGCAATGTTGAAGAGCGGAGTGGTATTGATGATGAGAATTATGTGGTGGTGACTGAGGAACGTGTGGTGGATGGGGTTGCTAACTTCATGGCTAAATGCATTGTAGCAAACCCAAAGGCACAG AATTTGACACCAGAGGAGCTGCAGAAAA TTTTGGCAAAAGCTCTGGGTGGTGTGAGCAAATTGGAAAAAGTGTTTGGTATCTGGCATGCTGGGACCATGTTTTATACCCTGGGGACCTGGGGGCTGGCTTTGGCAGG ATTGTATCGTAGCCGAGCTGTATTGAGGCTTGCAGCAGGGGGCATTCACGCAACCAGCAAGGTTGTTTTGAAGGCCCTCTAA
- the LOC7469148 gene encoding general transcription and DNA repair factor IIH subunit TFB4 isoform X1 → MTSVPSKLYSDDVSLVVVLLDTNPFFWTPPSSLSFSQFLSHVLAFVNSILLLNQLNQVVVIASGYNTCDYIYDSSSDASQLGSEDGRMPSLYSNLLQKLEEFMIKDEKLGKEQSQRAIKSSLLSGSLSMALCYIQRVFRSGPLHPQPRHLELGNHSVWSIQLRVVCIAFDLLLLYRATGQLLHPFLSFCLTALLTSKGRFCVCRDPRMGLNSMLLIFFSFVRYPFPQAFTLTVSGLSRYVAVMNAIFSAQRSMVPIDSCYVGAHNSAFLQQASYITGGVYVKPQHLDGLFQYLTTVFATDLHSRSFIQLPRPAGVDFRASCFCHKTTIDMGYICSVCLSIFCNHHKKCSTCGSVFGQAQSDTSSTSDLKRKAPET, encoded by the exons ATGACTTCAGTTCCTTCAAAACTCTACTCTG ATGATGTTAGCCTTGTAGTGGTGTTATTAGACACCAATCCGTTCTTTTGGACCCCGCCTTCTTCCCTCTCATTCTCCCAATTCCTTTCTCAC gtgCTGGCGTTTGTGAACTCGATTTTGCTGCTAAATCAACTGAACCAAGTGGTGGTGATTGCTTCTGGGTATAATACTTGTGATTACATTTATGATTCTTCTTCGGATGCGAGTCAGCTGGGCTCGGAGGATGGGAGAATGCCGTCTCTTTATTCCAATTTGTTGCAGAAGTTGGAGGAGTTTATGATCAAAGACGAGAAACTGGGGAAAGAGCAGTCTCAAAGAGCGATCAAGTCTTCGTTGCTCTCAGGCTCCTTGTCCATGGCCCTTTGCT ATATACAGAGGGTTTTTCGTTCAGGACCACTCCATCCTCAACCTCGA cATCTGGAGCTCGGAAATCATTCTGTGTGGTCAATCCAGTTGAGGGTCGTGTGCATTGCTTTTGATCTTCTCTTGCTTTATCGTGCCACTGGGCAACTACTACAtccctttttatcattttgtttaacTGCGTTACTGACATCCAAGGGCAGATTTTGTGTTTGCAGGGATCCCCGGATGGGCCTGAACAGTATGTTGttaatattcttttcatttgtCCGCTATCCTTTTCCTCAAGCTTTTACACTCACTGTTTCTGGTCTTTCCAGATATGTTGCAGTAATGAACGCAATATTCTCTGCACAACGCTCTATG GTGCCTATAGATTCCTGTTATGTTGGTGCTCATAATTCAGCCTTCTTGCAGCAG GCCTCCTACATAACCGGAGGTGTATATGTTAAGCCCCAACATCTGGATGGGCTATTCCAATATTTGACG ACAGTTTTTGCAACTGATTTGCACTCTCGTAGCTTCATACAACTTCCAAGACCTGCTGGTGTTGACTTCCGTGCATC GTGTTTTTGCCATAAAACTACAATTGATATGGGCTACATATGTTCTGTATGTTTGTCAATATTCTGCAATCATCACAAGAAGTGTTCGACTTGTGG GTCAGTTTTTGGCCAAGCCCAATCAGATACTTCCTCAACATCAGATCTTAAGAGAAAGGCTCCAGaaacataa
- the LOC7469148 gene encoding general transcription and DNA repair factor IIH subunit TFB4 isoform X2 — MTSVPSKLYSDDVSLVVVLLDTNPFFWTPPSSLSFSQFLSHVLAFVNSILLLNQLNQVVVIASGYNTCDYIYDSSSDASQLGSEDGRMPSLYSNLLQKLEEFMIKDEKLGKEQSQRAIKSSLLSGSLSMALCYIQRVFRSGPLHPQPRILCLQGSPDGPEQYVAVMNAIFSAQRSMVPIDSCYVGAHNSAFLQQASYITGGVYVKPQHLDGLFQYLTTVFATDLHSRSFIQLPRPAGVDFRASCFCHKTTIDMGYICSVCLSIFCNHHKKCSTCGSVFGQAQSDTSSTSDLKRKAPET, encoded by the exons ATGACTTCAGTTCCTTCAAAACTCTACTCTG ATGATGTTAGCCTTGTAGTGGTGTTATTAGACACCAATCCGTTCTTTTGGACCCCGCCTTCTTCCCTCTCATTCTCCCAATTCCTTTCTCAC gtgCTGGCGTTTGTGAACTCGATTTTGCTGCTAAATCAACTGAACCAAGTGGTGGTGATTGCTTCTGGGTATAATACTTGTGATTACATTTATGATTCTTCTTCGGATGCGAGTCAGCTGGGCTCGGAGGATGGGAGAATGCCGTCTCTTTATTCCAATTTGTTGCAGAAGTTGGAGGAGTTTATGATCAAAGACGAGAAACTGGGGAAAGAGCAGTCTCAAAGAGCGATCAAGTCTTCGTTGCTCTCAGGCTCCTTGTCCATGGCCCTTTGCT ATATACAGAGGGTTTTTCGTTCAGGACCACTCCATCCTCAACCTCGA ATTTTGTGTTTGCAGGGATCCCCGGATGGGCCTGAACA ATATGTTGCAGTAATGAACGCAATATTCTCTGCACAACGCTCTATG GTGCCTATAGATTCCTGTTATGTTGGTGCTCATAATTCAGCCTTCTTGCAGCAG GCCTCCTACATAACCGGAGGTGTATATGTTAAGCCCCAACATCTGGATGGGCTATTCCAATATTTGACG ACAGTTTTTGCAACTGATTTGCACTCTCGTAGCTTCATACAACTTCCAAGACCTGCTGGTGTTGACTTCCGTGCATC GTGTTTTTGCCATAAAACTACAATTGATATGGGCTACATATGTTCTGTATGTTTGTCAATATTCTGCAATCATCACAAGAAGTGTTCGACTTGTGG GTCAGTTTTTGGCCAAGCCCAATCAGATACTTCCTCAACATCAGATCTTAAGAGAAAGGCTCCAGaaacataa
- the LOC7460946 gene encoding lysM domain-containing GPI-anchored protein 1 — protein sequence MPNPRFITFILIFVNVVALVTPKSTIEPCSNSDSCNALLAYTLYTDLKVSEVASLFQIDPVALLTANAIDISYPDVENHILPSQLFLKIPITCSCVDGIRKSVSTHYKTRPSDTLSTIADSIYAGLVSADQIKEANSIDDPSVLDVGQSLVVPLPCTCFNGTDNSLPAIYLSYVVKEVDTLAAIAARYATTLTDLMNVNAMGSVAIMAGDILAVPLPACASKFPRYAFDFGLIVPNGSYAISASHCVQCSCGPGNLNLYCMPASLAVSCSSMQCRNSNLMLGNVTWQQSSAGCKVTSCSYGGYVNGTIIATLSTSLQPRCPGLQQFPPLVAPPTTVIKDSTFAPAPAPQSDGSSTSTPTPKTGIVPTTRSLPGLPPASGPSGSISSSFSADPSSTLVIAAVLFLFAMASIPL from the exons atgccaaacccaagattcATAACCTTCATCTTGATTTTCGTCAATGTAGTGGCTTTAGTGACCCCCAAATCCACAATCGAACCCTGCTCTAACTCTGACTCCTGCAATGCTCTTCTTGCCTATACACTTTACACAGACCTCAAAGTCTCAGAAGTGGCTTCCCTCTTCCAAATTGATCCAGTAGCTCTCCTCACAGCCAACGCCATCGACATCTCTTACCCAGATGTCGAAAACCACATCCTCCCTTCGCAACTCTTCCTCAAAATCCCCATCACTTGCTCTTGTGTTGATGGAATCCGCAAATCCGTCTCGACCCACTACAAAACAAGACCCTCAGATACATTATCTACCATTGCAGACTCAATTTATGCAGGTTTGGTTTCTGCGGACCAGATAAAGGAGGCGAATTCAATTGATGATCCTTCAGTGCTTGATGTGGGGCAGAGCCTTGTTGTTCCTTTGCCTTGTACTTGCTTTAATGGGACGGATAATTCGTTGCCTGCTATTTATTTGTCTTATGTTGTCAAGGAGGTGGACACTCTGGCTGCCATTGCTGCACGGTATGCAACTACACTAACTGATTTGATGAATGTTAATGCTATGGGGAGTGTTGCAATCATGGCTGGCGATATACTTGCTGTACCATTGCCAG CCTGTGCTTCCAAGTTTCCAAGatatgcttttgattttggtttgattgTGCCAAATGGTAGCTATGCTATCTCTGCAAGTCACTGTGTCCAATGCAGTTGTGGACCTGGAAACCTCAA TTTGTACTGCATGCCTGCTTCCTTGGCAGTTTCTTGTTCGAGCATGCAATGTAGGAATAGCAATCTCATGCTTGGGAATGTTACATGGCAGCAGAGCAGTGCTGGATGTAAAGTAACTTCTTGTAGCTATGGTGGATATGTCAATGGAACTATTATAGCCAC GCTGTCAACATCTCTTCAACCTCGATGTCCAG GCCTGCAACAATTTCCTCCCCTGGTAGCACCACCTACCACAGTGATCAAGGATTCAACTTTTGCTCCGGCACCTGCACCTCAGTCAGATGGTTCTAGTACATCGACACCAACACCCAAGACAGGAATTGTGCCAACTACTAGATCACTTCCTGGATTACCTCCAGCAAGTGGCCCAAGTGGaagtatttcttcttctttctcggCCGATCCATCATCCACTCTCGTAATTGCAGCTGTGCTATTCTTGTTTGCCATGGCCTCCATTCCATTGTAG